The Temnothorax longispinosus isolate EJ_2023e chromosome 7, Tlon_JGU_v1, whole genome shotgun sequence genome contains a region encoding:
- the LOC139816364 gene encoding serine/threonine-protein kinase RIO3, whose protein sequence is MATPKVWAKIQPLESPVNLLDITTEQLAASMQERELKKYFDEDNAIQADKTVGETYDASDTGDDEVIANLLQTQFNREYDTMLKRTEEKFNRDSKVSISYSNYRSSLYDPKDEDNVDSNVDDSNRDFDRFVSIEKEYASIPRCGYKKMGKDSQIVTKHDILMSSRINACRLLKCPPGIDTGDTGGFDVKLNNKVYNTLRAYSRAQCSKERAKVSPKSKTHPK, encoded by the exons ATGGCAACCCCGAAAGTGTGGGCGAAAATACAACCCCTTGAGAGTCCTGTCAATCTACTAGATATCACGACGGAACAATTGGCCGCGAGCATGCAGGAGAG GGAgctgaagaaatattttgacgAGGACAACGCAATTCAAGCGGACAAAACAGTGGGAGAAACGTACGATGCAAGTGACACTGGCGACGACGAGGTCATAGCAAATTTGTTACAAACTCAATTTAATCGCGAGTACGACACGATGTTGAAGCGTACAGAAGAGAAGTTCAATCGCGACTCGAAAG TGAGCATCTCATATAGCAATTACCGTAGCTCTTTGTATGATCCTAAGGATGAAGATAACGTGGATTCTAACGTGGACGACAGCAACAGAGACTTCGATCGTTTTGTC AGCATAGAGAAAGAGTACGCCTCGATACCACGCTGCGGTTACAAGAAGATGGGAAAAGATTCTCAGATTGTTACGAAGCACGACATCTTAATGTCTTCCAGGATTAATGCTTGCCGACTGTTAAAATGTCCACCGGGAATCGACACGGGAGACACGGGTGGTTTTGATGTCAAACTGAACAACAAAGTATACAACACCTTGCGCGCTTACAGTCGCGCGCAATGCTCCAAGGAGAGGGCAAAAGTCTCGCCAAAATCAAAAACCCATCCGAAATAG